The following are from one region of the Sardina pilchardus chromosome 4, fSarPil1.1, whole genome shotgun sequence genome:
- the chpfa gene encoding chondroitin sulfate synthase 2, translating to MRFAKIVGYLKPIGPIVVGISLGFTLSLLSVSWVDDICDPWKGNYIEEISSKEGDLKATRKPNSFLLEDDDEDVQPRIISYKPIQQEGKAQRPFRSKYASTELGIRENLFVGILTSKNTINTMGVSVNRTISQHLSMVVFFTGMNNHKAPHGMQVVTHGDERPVWNMYQTIKYILEHYIDEFNWFYLAQDDTYTQADRIKAIVPHLSMNRKLYMGSPEEFIGGEMQGRYCYGGFGYLISRQLLLQLKDSLESCRNGILTNRPDEWLGRCIIDHTGTSCVDEHEGLLYDRFEMGKNSDLSKELSDQFKTTLTVHPVSDPEQMYRLHKYFTEIELQTSYQEIEKLQAEIKNFSAIAFEGNRSGMWPIGVNPPFQPKTRFEVLKWEYFTEDTIYSCLDGSPKCELQGIDKLDVADVIDIAMGELNKKYKPVLHLKKQKLVNGYRRFDPTRGMEYMLDLQMEVVTQRGRSRSITKRVQLVRPLSNLEIIPMPYVTEATKVHIILPLAKDDTSRVKSFLEEYASNALQKKENAGLTVLFIYDLVQAQHVHQNDIFADVKAQITRYERSFPGLKVPWISVKTDNPFQIKFMDIISKKHPVDTLFFTATVNTVVNTEFLNRCRMNSISNWQVFFPIHFQDFNPDIAYHRQERPETIDLVRDAGHFDRNDFAEACFYNSDYMATRNLMTPDLQENEDLLETLDIYEMFVKYSGLHVFRAIEPALHQKHVHQTCNPHLSEDIYHRCIQGNLEGLGSRSQLAMVLFEQEQGNST from the exons ATGAGGTTCGCCAAGATTGTTGGCTATTTGAAGCCGATTGGGCCAATTGTTGTCGGTATATCTTTGGGATTCACGTTGAGTTTGTTAAGCGTGTCTTGGGTTGATGACATTTGTGACCCTTGGAAAGGAAATTATATTGAAGAAATTTCTTCTAAGGAGGGAGATCTGAAAGCGACTAGGAAGCCCAATTCATTTCTATTGGAGGATGATGACGAAGACGTTCAGCCACGAATTATATCTTACAAACCTATACAACAAGAAGGAAAAGCTCAAAGGCCTTTCAG GTCCAAATATGCCAGCACAGAGCTTGGCATCCGAGAGAACCTCTTTGTTGGCATTCTTACGTCCAAGAATACCATAAACACCATGGGGGTGTCCGTTAATCGCACCATCAGCCAGCACCTGAGCATGGTGGTGTTCTTCACCGGCATGAACAACCACAAGGCGCCCCACGGCATGCAGGTGGTCACCCATGGTGACGAGCGTCCTGTCTGGAACATGTACCAGACCATCAAGTACATCCTGGAGCATTACATCGACGAATTCAACTGGTTCTACCTGGCGCAAGACGACACGTACACCCAGGCGGACCGCATCAAGGCCATAGTCCCTCACCTGAGCATGAACCGCAAGCTGTACATGGGCAGTCCCGAGGAGTTCATTGGCGGCGAGATGCAGGGCAGGTACTGTTACGGGGGCTTTGGCTACCTGATCTCCCGGCAATTGCTGCTCCAACTCAAGGACTCACTGGAGAGCTGTAGGAACGGCATCCTCACAAACCGTCCGGATGAGTGGCTGGGGAGGTGTATCATCGATCACACCGGCACCAGCTGTGTGGATGAGCATGAG GGCCTGCTCTATGACCGCTTTGAAATGGGCAAAAACTCTGACCTCAGCAAAGAGCTGAGTGACCAGTTCAAAACCACCCTCACAGTCCATCCAGTCTCAGACCCTGAGCAGATGTACAGACTACACAAGTACTTCACTGAGATCGAGCTGCAGACATCTTACCAGGAGATTGAGAAGCTGCAG GCAGAAATAAAGAACTTCAGCGCCATAGCTTTTGAAGGTAACCGAAGTGGTATGTGGCCTATCGGGGTCAATCCCCCCTTTCAACCAAAGACCCGTTTTGAGGTCTTGAAGTGGGAGTACTTCACAGAGGACACCATCTACTCTTGTCTGGACGGTTCGCCAAAGTGCGAGCTCCAGGGCATCGACAAGTTGGACGTGGCCGACGTCATTGACATTGCTATGGGGGAGCTGAACAAGAAGTACAAGCCAGTGCTCCACCTCAAGAAGCAGAAGCTCGTCAACGGCTACCGGCGCTTCGACCCCACCCGGGGCATGGAGTACATGCTGGACCTGCAGATGGAGGTGGTCACTCAGAGGGGCCGCAGCCGTTCCATCACTAAGCGTGTCCAGCTGGTCCGGCCCCTGAGCAACCTCGAGATCATCCCCATGCCTTACGTCACCGAGGCCACCAAGGTGCACATCATCTTGCCTCTGGCGAAGGACGACACGAGTCGAGTGAAATCATTCCTGGAGGAGTACGCCTCCAACGCCTTGCAGAAGAAGGAGAACGCCGGGCTGACCGTGCTCTTCATCTACGACTTGGTCCAGGCGCAGCACGTGCACCAGAATGACATCTTTGCTGACGTGAAGGCGCAGATCACCAGGTACGAGCGCAGCTTCCCGGGGCTCAAAGTTCCCTGGATCAGCGTCAAAACAGACAATCCGTTCCAAATCAAATTCATGGACATCATCTCCAAGAAGCATCCAGTCGACACGTTGTTCTTCACCGCCACGGTCAACACTGTGGTCAACACTGAGTTTCTCAACCGCTGCCGCATGAACTCCATCAGCAACTGGCAGGTCTTCTTCCCCATCCACTTCCAGGACTTCAACCCCGACATCGCCTACCACAGGCAGGAGCGGCCGGAGACCATCGACCTCGTCAGAGACGCGGGCCACTTCGACCGCAACGACTTCGCCGAGGCCTGCTTCTACAACTCCGACTACATGGCCACGCGGAATCTGATGACCCCCGACCTGCAGGAGAACGAGGACCTCCTGGAGACCCTGGACATCTACGAGATGTTTGTCAAGTACTCGGGCCTGCACGTGTTCCGTGCCATCGAGCCGGCGCTGCACCAGAAGCACGTACACCAGACGTGCAACCCACACCTCAGTGAGGACATCTACCACCGCTgcatccagggcaacctggaggGGTTGGGCTCGCGGTCCCAGCTGGCTATGGTCCTGTTTGAGCAGGAGCAAGGGAACAGCACTTAG